Genomic segment of Pygocentrus nattereri isolate fPygNat1 chromosome 26, fPygNat1.pri, whole genome shotgun sequence:
TCATGTTGCCAGGCAACACATCTGTTTTCACCGAAAGGTAGGGTACATTAGCCAGGACTGTGTAGTCTGTGATTTAACCCTTCAAAGCTGATGCAAAGGAGTGgctatttctgcttttttatcaATTCCTCTCCATTAATAATGCGATTTCTGAGTGccagtgtgttttgttttcatttgattaGTGATCTGATTACATAAATCAATAATAATGTATGGATCACAGTTCTGTTCTGAATGTTGTAAagataataaatgcatgaactagctctTTTAGCATCCTGTAGAAACTGTGCACTTCTTAATTTGGCAATGTTATGAAGGTGGAGGAATGCTGTTCTACTAATATTGGCAATATTTGTGCATCAAAGGACAGATCAAAGGACAGAATCGATCATGacatcagttttttttatacagatgtgtctgatgcaactgagaaagtATTAAGTGTTAATTTGGCCAGTTTGTTTCTGGCAGCTTTTAGACCAAGAAGTAGAACCTCTTTGAGTTGTGTAGGAGGAACTTGCACGACATCCAGTCTTTCTTGTCTTGTACGCAGTCCTCAATCTTATAAAGTTGAGTTTATCGTCTGGTTTGGCCGATATATACGATTGTGTGttatcagcatagcaatggaaATTGATGCCATGTTTACCAATAATGGTACCCAGCAGTAGCATACTTAATGTGAATAAAagaggtcctaaaacagagccttgtggaacgcCATACTTTTGTAAGAACAGATGATTCGCTGTTTATGTTCACAAACTGAAAGTGATCAGTCAGGTCAGATcagaaccaggaaagagctattcctgttttaaaacatgaatcCGTTTGCTGAGCTCAGGTAAACGATTCTGGTCTCtctgcagttgttacagtgtGTTCAAGATCTGGATTTGCTTTGCAGGGCAGCAGGTTTGTAGAGGTTAATTGTTTTTGCCTGATTGTTTCACTTTTATTATTGAAGAAATCATTACCGCTGTAGGCTGTTGGCTTCTGGGCTTCAGTAGCCGTGTGGTTCTTGGCAACTCCTTGGCAGCAGATTTGAACAAGCGACTTTCTTTTTTTGGGGATGAGGGGAGGCTCGGTCCCAGGCGAGTGTTGTTAACCATGATCGATGGAATAACTTCACGCTCTTGCTCGCTTTCATGCTTCCATAATTTTCTCATGCTCTTTTTCTCAGGAAAGTGAATGGACCAGGAACCCCCAGACCACTGACCAGACCTAAGCTCTCCTCATCTAGTTCACTGGCAACGAACGGCCTGCCAGACAGCACAGAAAACAAAGAATCAAGCATAGCAGCAGGCCACAACAAGCTTGTTAGGTATGCCTCACCTGCTCTGTTCACTAAAGGCACTTTGAAACATGTATTGCATCTGTTGTTCTTTCAAATTGATGTTGGTGTTTGGATCGTTTAAGCTGCATTATATGCATATGAAAAATGCCTGTCTCATAcctacagtatgtgcaaaagtCTAGGCACCTAAGCTCATTGTTTAACAAGTGTGTATTTGCTAGGAAATGTGAATTCATTACAATAGAATTTCTTATGAGTCAGTTTGAAGAGCAAAATTTTCCGGATTTCTCTTGGATGCCCCCAGCTATTGCATGGATTTGTGGAATTCCATCACAAGCACACTTCAATAAAGCAGAACTTACTGATTAGACAGGTCAGGTGTTTGATAATAACTACGTTTAATACCAGTCTTCCTTGAGGAgaagtttggaaatggttaaaaacaCATTGACATGCATGAAATACTTAACTTACTGTATTTTTTCCGAGCAAATAGTGAAGTAGTTTTATAGATGCGCTGGGTTcagaagtatccagacaccccttatAATTAGGTGCACACATTGCTGACTCTGGTATTCAGTGCACACACTTCAGTATAATCTCCAGTGATGCATTGATATTTGCCGACAGCGATTCCAGTACCATGACAAACCTTTCTAGTGTGCATGAGTGCATTTCACTTTAACAGTTAAGTAATTAAGATCTAGCTGATTTAGCTACATCACATTATTTACCTCCGATTGAGTAGcgctgcagtggagaagagcaggttttgtttCACGTCAGAAAACTGTTTCTCTGcagctgtaaaaataaataaataaataaataaataaaatccaaGGCTTTGATCTTTTATCTGTCTCTTTCAACGGCAGTCTCTGTAGCACAGTTACAGCAGGAGTCGCATTTCGAGTTTTGTTTGTAGATAGTGGGGCTGTAGTTGAATGTTCCCTAAAGCCAGGCATACACTGTCCACTTCAGAAAACTTGTTCTTTGGTCACTCATGCCATCCGTTTGAGTAGACCGTTCCGAGTACGGATGATTTATGTGCTTAACCTGTACAAAAACCCTGTGTCCGATTAACAAGCTGCATGAAGCGCAGCCTCTGCAGACAGCCCTGTCTAAGGACAGCTATCAATAAACCTTCCATTCAAAATAACACTCTTCACACccgagtactgagcaaacatgctgagaaactgagctggagcagctgcgcatgagcctaaggtcaccgtGCCCAATGCCCAGTGgtagctagaggggtataaagggccccagcattgggctgtggagcagtagaactgcgttctctggagtgctggagctccatccagtaacTTTGGCGCATGAGTTGGAGTTCCAGAAATGATCATCCAatatcagtatctgacctcaataatgctcttgtggccgagtgcaatcaaattctcacagcaaatttccaacatctagtgtaaagacTTCCTGGTAGAGGCTGTCACTGCAGTAAAGGGTGCCGATCTCCCTATTAACCCCCCCTCGTTTCAGGCGAAACTCTGGACGAGCAGGTGCatatttcagttgtttttattGTCGGTACGTTCTAGGATGTTTTCTGTAATGCGgttcttgtgtgtgttttgcagtgaTGCCTCCGTTTCAGGCAGCTCTCTaagtggttctataaagaacaagCATGCAGATGAGGAAGAAGACATGGAGGGAGAGCAGCAAGAGGTGAAGAGGCTGAAGTTCACTGAAGACGGAGGTGAGGAAGATGATGATGTCATAGACGAGCCGAGTAGCGAGACGCTTCGACCCGCGCCGCTAGAGAGTGCATCCAGCGTGCAGGAAACTGATTCGCCGTCGTCTATGACGGAGGAAAAGGATGAGGagcatgaggaggaggaggaggagagagaggctgcTACTTCAACAGCAGGCTGTGAAGATCAGggtatcatttttttttttttttttttttttttttttttttttttttctattgaagATCATTCAGTTGGACTTATTTAGAATAATTGTGGCCAGTTAGCCAAAGTGTGGAAAGGGTGTCCGTTTCTCAGACTCCAGCTGTCCAAAAACGGGACTCCAGGAATTAATTGCAGAGGTGATtcatatatatcgctgttgtcggaacaaaacctcgtatctccaaaatggtaactttacaggagaagggaaaaaaaactactttatttttaatgtaaatcggTGGAATCAGACTTTTCCCCAAGTCATGTCGGGCCGTTCATCGTGAAATTCACAAACAGtgtaaaggaaaacaagtgttttcaaattatgtccaaaaactTAGCGAGGTTTTGTCCGACAGCAGCTTTATTTGCTTCATGCGTgttttgagcaggaaaatcgcCAAACTGTCCTGGACTGCAGCCCACAGAGGCAGCGGCTTCCAACAGCAGGCTGTGAAGACCAAAGtatcatgtattttttttttttagtaatttcTTTGTTTAAACATTCGGTTTTACTAGAATAGCGAAGATCATTCAGAAAGTTAGACTAATTTAGAATAATTGTGCAGTCAGCCAAAATGTGGAAGGCTGTCCAGTTTCCGGTTTGGACAGCTGGAGTCCAAAATGGGACTCTGGCCGAGTTAATCGCAGAGTtgagtcatacacacacacacacacacacacacacacacacacacacacacacacacacacatacatatatatatatatatatatatatatatatatatatatatatatatatatatatatatatatatatatatatatatatatatatatacacacacacacacacacacacacacacacacacacacatatgtatgtatttgtccatttttgtcttttttttttgacaattttaaAAAGGCGCTTGCCATttatgtcaaaatttcatgggggattgggggggggggggttatttcTCTATTTACTTCCATAAAAATGAAGAGCCTtttcggagatacaaggttttgttccaagagCAACGATATGCATCTTTGAGGAGGGATATTGGCAAACGTTCCTGGACTAAAGCCCAGCTGGACACTCCAGGTGGAGTGGAAAATGGATAGCAAAAATATCACGATGCGTAGACATTCTCACTAAACACGAGGCATATCACCATTCTGACACACTAGTAGCGCTACATTTAAAAGGGACATTCAAAGATTTTCCACATTTTGAGAATGTTTTGAATAAACGTTTAAGTGGTTGAATCTGaagtgctctgttctagataaacctaCAAAGTCTGGATtattcatagtggtggtgacagaagtATAAGGCGTTGAATATCTctaaaaagctccctcacagaaagttggagaggtacatgcagggtgttgtaaggcaaaatagtctcaaAAGAGAAcctgcacccccccccctcgcCCCAGTTCACCACTATTATCATCTCTAGTACATATAAAATCATAAGGGGCAcacttgtaggttcactggatggtaaataaaatgttgtggacatcacaacccctggtttcAACCACCaccagtttctctagaacagtcTTTCACGTCAGACCACCCCGAATGACTAAGTTGGTGGCCCCACATTTGAGATCACTTTTCTGAAAAGGATCCAGGCCGATCTGGTCTTGACTTCTGTGTGTCTAAGTGAAATGCAGAAACGTAAACTTTTCTTTCTGCATTCTTTCTCCTCCAGAGCCCACTAGCACTCAGTCCGACTGCGCGCCCGCAGACGACCAAGAAGGCTGCACTGCCGAGAGGGAAGTGCCTTGTGGCTCCACCTCCCCGGCCGAGGAGCCCAGCGACATGGACCAGTCAGAGCAGCAAGCGCCGGCCTCCAGTCCTGagcagagggagggggaggagccaagcgagccggtcagcagcagcagcagcagcagcagcagcggtgACGAGAGCGGATTGAGCAGTAATGAGAGCAGCGGCGGCCAGGCCCccagcagcagtgctgcagaCTCTCCCACAGAGGGCGACGTGGAGTCGGGGGAGCTGGACtcagagagcacagaggagCCCATGGAACAGGACTAAGAGGCTCAGAAATAACTGACTCCGTAGCATAAACAGCAACCAGCGTGTGCTCATATGTGGAGATTTGAGAAGAACACACTAACGAACGCTGTCGGGAGGGGCTCGTTAACTGACCTTCCACCGTGAGCCTTTCGGTCCAGTGTCACCAACTACTCCGACTTTGTTTCCTTCCTCTGAATGGACACACGATGCTGGTGTACATATGTGATTTTTAGTTTTGAATTGAAGGTTTTAAACTGGAAGGTTCTTTTTTGTACCCTTTCATTTGCTCCTTTCGATGCAGTTGGTCTTCAAAGGcacttctccttctctctactTGTCGTTGTAACATAGCGAAGGGACGTTTCACTTTGGTGTGCGTCCTCAGGACAAGCTCAGCTTTGTTCGAGTTTTTTGTAGTTCAGTTACATAACCCCCGGTCTCCGAGGCAGTGGAGGTTCTCTGTACCTTGCTTATGCAGTTTCTCCAAAGACCCATCGCTTACTAGCGTTTGAAGAGAAGCCATATGTTTTCAGTTCACGTCCGTTTTCGTTCTTCCACGTCGTTTTGGGTGCGACGGCGGTTTCGTCCGTCAGATGTTGCGCATACAGACCCACGTGGAACGTCTCGCTGTGTTGCAGCCGACGCAACGTCCTTTTTCCTTCCATCCTTCTATCTATCCTTCTGTCTTCTTCCCTCGATGATCTGTCGCTGTTACAGCAGTGCGAAACCGTAGACTATACTGAAGGCGAGAGTTTAATATAAAAGGTACATATACATAATGACTTCTTTTGGTTCACAGTAATTTATATGGACATTTCAATGAATCGCTCTATTTTTGAgaagttctgttcattttggCGGTCAGTTTTACTGATGACTGGTCCGATTAGCTAAGTGTGCGTGTtcgtgtgcgagtgtgtgcaAAAGCGCGAGAGGCCCATGTCTACACCAAGCTGTGTCACCAGTAACAGCTGGCTGCAGCTGTACCGTTTTGatatttagaatttttaaaTTTCTGTAGTTTTGTAGAGCGTTATGTGTTCACTGCTTTTTTGTGAATCCATATATTATTGTAAGATCTCTGTGTAAAACTGAATGCGTGTGATTTCAATGCAGTATTCAGGTGAAGCAATAAATGTTCTGGTTTTAAATGTGCAAAAGACccctttttaagtttttatacagtactgttcagaaggcagagaccaccctttgcCTAATTCCCATTCAGAACGGCCATCAAGTCATTGATTTTGTCAACGTTGCGGGCTGGGAAATATTTCACAGGAGACTTTATTCAGTATGGCTTTTCAAGAGACTCGCTTCAGttcagaaatctgcagggatagtTTTTCACACAGTGGGTGAAAGTGGCCCAAACCTTTTTCTTTGACTGATCacatttgtcttttaaatgtggtctgtatgcgacatcagtccgAACAGATCGGCCCCTAAACCGACCCGCATACGCAAAAGAGCAGAGCTTGGCacggctcgtccagaggtaaacaaccacgactgccaacgaacgccagtcgcgCCCAGAGGTTCGGTtccatcttcaccagcatcacaggagccatcatgaagcttcgcCGACTGTCCGCTGGGCTCATCACCGATAACGTGTTCCAGTTCGCTGTGAAAAGGGCGCAGTCACGTCTTCGGTTCGTGTCTtttggattctttaaacttcgcTTTCAGACTTGGaactgttctttgacgctgcagcctcgttctcttACGGCCGCGTTCggacatttctttcaaaatctctgagaCACAAAGGATTTTAGGtccttttggtcattttttggTAAAGAAACATCAGCGTGAATGTTTGAGTCTCGGCAGCgtgaaattatgatgaatgtcgagttggactgacatAAAAGTGAAAGAATTCCGATGcgtgaattccgatctggctgttttAGATTGTGCGGCAATTCGACTCATCGAATATGTATCGGATTTCAGTGCCACATAAGAAAACATCTGAAATCGAAACTGAAAACgtcagattcagtgtttttgctgttcacaccgACACCCAGACACACGTGTCGCATAGAAAAGATCGGATtttggccacttttacctgctgtgggaacaaagcctgagaagctggttgatgatttttcTGAAGTAAACCCATTCAGTGgcgttgaggtctggactcaatcccatcgttcagcttctttgtttgatgtgtccgtctcctttcttcttgatcagctacacgtcctttcagacccacagcactgagtggtcttctcacagtagaaggatggacaaacacctgtggatgttttcagatctgaagcagtttgatcttctcctctctctcagagatcaaagctttcagtgctgtttatctggtgggggcagttttggtgtcttctaggtcttccaggtggttgttaggagtcatatttttctctgtagcttttaatagTTTTGGAATTTCCTGTTTTCactaatttgaatttttttttttgtgatctcAAACATCTGGAAAGGAAAAACTTGTACTTTAACTGCTGTTTTGACCATTAAATAAATGACcggttgtctctgacttttgcccagtaccGTACGTCTTATTTTCCTCTTTGTGTAAAGAGTAGAATGAGACGTCAGCCCCTATAAATATTGTGTACACAGTCAGAGTAAATGACTTGCTCTGACTGAGAGTAGTAGATTATTATTGATTGCGCAACGTTTCTTATGCGGAGCGCAAGAAAAATAATCCCGAGCTTGCTGTGACTTAACGTGAGCTTCTTAATATGCTCTAAACCGTTGTTGCGTTCAAATCCTTGCttgtattttctgcttaatTTCATAACTGCGGTCCTGAATCCAACCACGTTCCCTTATCCTGGCTTTTACGCCCTTTCATAAAAACCGCCACTGCAGGTCATGTTGTATTCCCTGTATTTGGgatttgaaggggaattccaccaattttccaacaCTTCTGCATAATATattggttgagatgtaaagaaagccATCAGAGTAGGTTGGTGTAAAACGGTTGGGGGTTGAGTATAAAGTCATTACAttaaatgcttatgaatacacAGCCTGACAACTGACAGTTGACCATTTCACCACATTTACCagttcactggtagttttagATGGAAAATAACAGGAATGCAGGATATCAGAATCAGatatttgcataatttttaaatttgacGGATGAATATCGGTCCTATCAATTTGGTGATTATTGAGTAGAGTGATTAGGTGGCACTGGGCCACCACACTGATAGTCTTATGCAGCGTTTTCTCCTGGTTAAATGACGTTTTAttggttttctaagtgtaaataagttactataagtcctctacagagaacatggtgctgcacaatttaatgcagagttactgttcatttgattcatttgatatcgaggaggaaaaaacatctGGCCATATATTTTCCAGTGGgtggcgctgttgcctcacagcaagaagggcctgagTTCGAtgccctggccgggtgaccagggtcctttctgggtggagtctgcatgttctccttgtGCCTGTGTGGGCCCCCCCccccagtccaaagacatgcagtcaggcctatTGGAGACACTAGACGGCTCCTAGGTGcggttgtgtttgtgtacaaAGTCCCctgatggactggcagcctgtccagggtgtgtcctgcctctTCCACCCAGTgagcgctgggataggctccagcaccccccacagCCCAGGAGGacaagcagcttagaaagtgtgtgtgtgtgtgtgtgtgtgtgtgtgtgttttccaaactctaaataaataaaaataaaatactaaacataaataaacgctggagttaatgtagaactgctaaatcaccctttaaccctgaagactggTGTGCAGACTGAtcatcaccatagcaacgcagacaacagtcttgcctagctagAAGCTACCGAAAAGAGAAAGATTGAACATGAATATTGAAAATTTGCAGACcaatggacttatttgtgtttataatcactccagctggtttcccgATGCCTTTTAACCTGGAACGAAAAACTAAAAGTTGGCGAGGCTGAAGTCGTTTCTCATTCGCCGGCTTCTCGTTTTGAGTTCTCCCGTTTCACCCTAAATGCTGCCACCGTTAccttctggcacctcaggcaccatttaaggtggaacgtgaaaagtcaaacaagaagctgcgaATGAAAAACGACATCAGCCCCGTAAAGAGTCGAGCTTTGAGAGACGCCGTACAAGACGCCGTTCTACCTGTGTGGAaacgtttcctgccagagatgtgagaaaagcggctgaagcttaaagcaaagtaagtgttcatttagattttttagcCTGTCCATCACTTCAGCACATCCTGAGACAcgtttacagccaagacggtaaaatggacagaaactgttgaggctcccaaggtggtctgttttttgttgaaggggcaaaatggctcttcttaacatttgcaGTGAGACCCCTGCTCTAGAACTGtatccttttactaaagaacacttgaagaaccatgttttaagTATGTACACTTGCTTTTGATACTGAAATACATTGAAAAGCAAGTGCGTTTATACATTAACTGGTAGAAGCATAAATAGAGCAGGTTTTCTTCTTGATGTACTTGGAGTCTCTTTTTAGTTAAGTAGTAAATTTGGACACTTTCAATTCAAAGACAGCTCGTTCAAACCAAACGTAATGCGGAGTTGGCATGAATAGCTACTCGGTCGCGCAGAAGATCATTACCAAGGCCTTTAACTGAGGTGACTAGAGCAGAAATGGCA
This window contains:
- the ppp4r2b gene encoding serine/threonine-protein phosphatase 4 regulatory subunit 2-B isoform X2 is translated as MDQGENDFDKKGKKEVSPVLDQFLCHVAKTGETMVSWSQFKNYFLFKLEKVMEDFRASAPEQRGPANPNVESIPFEEMKERILKIVNGYNGIPFTIQRLCELLTDPKRNYTGTEKFLRGVEKNVMVVSCVYPTSEKNGCSGVNRMNGVMLPGNTSVFTERKVNGPGTPRPLTRPKLSSSSSLATNGLPDSTENKESSIAAGHNKLVSDASVSGSSLSGSIKNKHADEEEDMEGEQQEVKRLKFTEDGGEEDDDVIDEPSSETLRPAPLESASSVQETDSPSSMTEEKDEEHEEEEEEREAATSTAGCEDQEPTSTQSDCAPADDQEGCTAEREVPCGSTSPAEEPSDMDQSEQQAPASSPEQREGEEPSEPVSSSSSSSSSGDESGLSSNESSGGQAPSSSAADSPTEGDVESGELDSESTEEPMEQD
- the ppp4r2b gene encoding serine/threonine-protein phosphatase 4 regulatory subunit 2-B isoform X1; the encoded protein is MEIDALLEALKDFDKKGKKEVSPVLDQFLCHVAKTGETMVSWSQFKNYFLFKLEKVMEDFRASAPEQRGPANPNVESIPFEEMKERILKIVNGYNGIPFTIQRLCELLTDPKRNYTGTEKFLRGVEKNVMVVSCVYPTSEKNGCSGVNRMNGVMLPGNTSVFTERKVNGPGTPRPLTRPKLSSSSSLATNGLPDSTENKESSIAAGHNKLVSDASVSGSSLSGSIKNKHADEEEDMEGEQQEVKRLKFTEDGGEEDDDVIDEPSSETLRPAPLESASSVQETDSPSSMTEEKDEEHEEEEEEREAATSTAGCEDQEPTSTQSDCAPADDQEGCTAEREVPCGSTSPAEEPSDMDQSEQQAPASSPEQREGEEPSEPVSSSSSSSSSGDESGLSSNESSGGQAPSSSAADSPTEGDVESGELDSESTEEPMEQD